The following are encoded together in the Desulfoplanes formicivorans genome:
- a CDS encoding RNA methyltransferase produces the protein MNTLNTAVILVRPKYPENVGSVARACMNMGCHQLILVNPRNWDVNKAKRLATPHSEQLLDEVTIVQNLAEALAPFSVVYGTTARTGGWRKAIMVPEQASTTIARQLGDNEHVALVFGPEDTGLDNREIEICGQLICIPTHRDMTSLNLAQAVLIILYEIFKHSSIQPQTTNQLPPSRSITHKEQEVLIERIKASLLAIDFLHDDNPDYFMLPMRRFLQRFQIKRHEFNLLMGICRQVQWIVKKAGKQ, from the coding sequence ATGAATACATTGAACACCGCCGTCATCCTGGTCCGTCCCAAGTATCCCGAAAATGTGGGATCGGTCGCCAGGGCGTGCATGAACATGGGATGCCACCAGCTCATTCTGGTCAATCCCCGGAACTGGGATGTGAACAAGGCCAAACGGCTGGCCACCCCGCACAGTGAACAACTCCTCGACGAGGTCACCATTGTCCAGAACCTGGCCGAGGCTCTTGCGCCCTTCTCCGTGGTCTACGGGACCACGGCCCGCACCGGTGGATGGCGCAAGGCCATCATGGTGCCGGAACAGGCCAGCACCACCATTGCCAGGCAGCTTGGTGACAACGAACACGTCGCCCTGGTCTTCGGGCCCGAAGACACCGGCCTGGACAACCGGGAAATCGAAATCTGCGGACAGCTCATCTGCATTCCCACCCATCGGGACATGACCTCCCTGAATCTGGCCCAGGCGGTCCTGATCATTCTCTACGAAATCTTCAAACACTCATCCATACAGCCCCAGACGACCAACCAGCTTCCGCCAAGCCGGTCCATCACCCACAAGGAACAGGAAGTCCTGATCGAACGGATCAAGGCTTCTCTGCTGGCCATTGATTTCCTGCACGACGACAATCCCGATTACTTCATGCTCCCCATGCGCCGATTCCTGCAGCGGTTCCAGATCAAACGCCACGAGTTCAACCTGCTCATGGGCATCTGTCGACAAGTCCAGTGGATCGTCAAGAAAGCGGGAAAACAATAA
- the lspA gene encoding signal peptidase II has protein sequence MNTKYKFVSILAAVIIALDQISKIWVQGNISMYESIPVIPGFFDLVHVLNKGAAFGFLNRADIHWQTYFFIGVSALAVVLIFHLVNTVDRRDPPLFTGLGCILGGALGNMIDRIRIGQVIDFLDFHIASHHWPAFNIADMAISVGALLLLVSFYQRKKNASRFN, from the coding sequence ATGAACACCAAATACAAATTCGTTTCCATCCTTGCCGCGGTGATCATCGCCCTGGACCAGATCTCCAAGATCTGGGTCCAGGGAAATATTTCCATGTACGAATCCATTCCGGTCATTCCGGGCTTTTTTGATCTGGTCCATGTCCTGAACAAGGGCGCTGCCTTTGGATTTCTGAACCGGGCCGACATTCACTGGCAGACCTATTTCTTCATTGGTGTCTCGGCCCTGGCCGTTGTACTCATCTTTCATCTGGTCAACACCGTGGACCGCCGGGATCCGCCCCTGTTTACCGGACTGGGGTGCATTCTTGGCGGGGCTCTGGGCAACATGATCGACCGAATACGCATCGGTCAGGTTATTGATTTTTTGGATTTCCACATTGCCAGTCACCATTGGCCGGCCTTCAACATCGCGGACATGGCCATCAGTGTAGGGGCGCTGTTGCTCCTGGTATCCTTTTATCAGCGGAAAAAGAATGCATCCCGTTTTAATTGA
- the lgt gene encoding prolipoprotein diacylglyceryl transferase: MHPVLIEIGPLTIHSYGFFVAAAFLAAMAWTCREAKSRGLDHSLVSDLGFYVVLGAILGARILYILINPVYFFHHPLEMLMFWKGGLVFLGGAILASVTGYWYLKKKDQPLWPWMDAIAVSVPLGQAIGRIGCTMAGCCYGGVCELPWAITFTDPNSLAPVNIPLHPTQVYHCLAGLVTFGMLLGAKRFITTKGILTGLMLMLYAVFRFSIEFFRGDYRGDFGILSVTQVIALGVFCLGLGIVLFRNRKTAK; encoded by the coding sequence ATGCATCCCGTTTTAATTGAAATAGGTCCCCTGACCATCCACAGCTATGGTTTTTTTGTGGCAGCCGCGTTTCTGGCCGCCATGGCCTGGACCTGCCGGGAAGCCAAATCCCGTGGTCTGGATCATTCTCTGGTTTCAGACCTTGGCTTTTACGTTGTTCTCGGCGCCATTCTCGGCGCCCGGATTTTATACATCCTTATCAATCCGGTTTATTTTTTCCACCACCCCCTGGAAATGCTCATGTTCTGGAAAGGGGGGCTGGTATTTCTGGGCGGGGCCATTCTGGCCTCAGTGACCGGGTATTGGTACCTGAAAAAAAAAGACCAACCCTTGTGGCCCTGGATGGACGCCATTGCCGTCAGTGTTCCCCTGGGCCAGGCCATTGGCCGCATCGGCTGCACCATGGCCGGATGCTGTTACGGCGGTGTTTGCGAACTTCCCTGGGCCATCACCTTTACCGACCCCAACAGTCTGGCCCCGGTCAATATTCCCCTGCATCCGACCCAGGTTTACCACTGCCTGGCCGGATTGGTCACCTTTGGCATGCTCCTGGGGGCCAAACGGTTCATCACCACCAAGGGTATTCTTACCGGTCTGATGCTCATGTTATATGCCGTGTTCCGGTTTTCCATCGAATTCTTCCGGGGCGACTACCGGGGTGATTTCGGGATCCTTTCCGTCACCCAGGTCATTGCTCTGGGCGTGTTCTGTCTGGGGCTTGGCATTGTACTGTTCAGAAACAGGAAAACTGCGAAATAA
- the ybgF gene encoding tol-pal system protein YbgF — protein sequence MTSSRSTGLFLVGMAIILLLVPACASKQDVSSLQGQVSYHQQQQARENQELKKKIVTLESELVKARQDIKQEISQSSQPVRSKQADLWAEIEQLRVQLATVRGEVDGLTRKMQILASNQDNATSALTHMNATTSRMNRVVTAMAGQLGMDLAEFHQESAQPRPSQAVQGVRPKQTSQPEAAPGYESAQALYKKALNSFYAKDYAQALSLWEEFATTFTKDSLVPNALFWQGECHYQMRDYARAILAYQKVIETYPKSNKYRPALLKQGISFFKMNKKKPGKLVLQDLIKKYPQSAEARRAKAYLQTNG from the coding sequence ATGACTTCTTCACGATCAACCGGTTTATTCCTTGTGGGTATGGCCATCATCCTGCTGCTGGTGCCTGCATGCGCCTCCAAACAGGATGTTTCCTCCCTCCAGGGGCAGGTCTCGTACCACCAGCAACAACAGGCTCGGGAAAACCAGGAGTTGAAGAAAAAAATCGTCACCCTGGAATCCGAGCTGGTCAAAGCACGCCAGGATATCAAACAGGAAATTTCCCAGTCAAGCCAGCCTGTTCGTTCCAAACAGGCTGATCTCTGGGCGGAGATTGAACAATTGCGCGTCCAGCTGGCAACAGTCCGGGGAGAGGTCGACGGCTTGACCCGAAAAATGCAGATTCTTGCCTCCAACCAGGACAATGCCACATCAGCCCTTACGCACATGAACGCGACAACATCCAGGATGAACCGCGTCGTGACGGCCATGGCCGGACAATTGGGCATGGACCTGGCCGAGTTCCATCAGGAAAGCGCTCAACCCCGGCCCTCTCAGGCCGTCCAAGGAGTCAGGCCAAAGCAAACTAGCCAACCCGAGGCCGCTCCCGGGTACGAATCGGCCCAGGCCCTGTACAAAAAGGCCCTCAACTCCTTTTACGCCAAGGACTATGCCCAGGCCCTGTCCCTGTGGGAAGAATTCGCAACCACCTTCACCAAGGACAGCCTTGTACCCAACGCCCTGTTCTGGCAGGGGGAATGTCATTATCAGATGCGCGACTATGCCCGGGCCATCCTTGCCTATCAAAAGGTCATTGAAACGTACCCCAAGAGCAACAAATACCGTCCTGCCCTGCTCAAACAGGGCATCTCCTTTTTCAAGATGAACAAGAAAAAACCGGGCAAGCTCGTTCTGCAGGACCTTATCAAAAAATATCCTCAATCGGCCGAGGCTCGAAGGGCCAAAGCCTACCTGCAGACCAACGGCTGA
- a CDS encoding PLDc N-terminal domain-containing protein, with the protein MSSLTPFQLALVVAILVLPIIPNLWAIWHIFRNDFATPAEKKGWIWLNVFLPVLGGIIYFFVGRRRTLDALPTSPQNDISQSS; encoded by the coding sequence ATGTCCTCCCTTACTCCTTTCCAACTTGCCCTGGTAGTTGCCATTCTGGTCCTGCCCATCATTCCCAATCTCTGGGCCATCTGGCATATCTTCCGCAACGACTTTGCCACGCCGGCCGAAAAAAAGGGATGGATCTGGCTCAACGTCTTTCTTCCTGTTCTTGGAGGCATCATCTACTTTTTTGTGGGCCGACGCAGGACCCTTGACGCCTTGCCCACATCCCCTCAAAACGACATCAGCCAGTCTTCATGA
- a CDS encoding DUF294 nucleotidyltransferase-like domain-containing protein → MNACPWYGDAAVRQTTLLRLAAQGSFREIRMGRIKLVRDGLNANRNAADISREVSLFNEDLAKVVLALHAREHAWLEACTWLEFGSGGRQEQVLSSDQDNGLIYPVAPDTHELDNVAQDLVMTLDGAGMSLCPGGIMVTSPLWRGTRDAWIARLRAWLANPVEKGPWQYGLFLDFRPLAGPKEPALSLKHELWEYVRTRPLVLRFLAEELAGYRIPLTIWGHFVLIPKGPFQGGLDIKHSGMVRLATAVRILALKYGLTMHHTLDRIHALEDRGHISARLGKRLTRFWSWSQGQRLRIGLREQCAGKSAHNVIYPYQLDREEILLLKDGLYAVETCARMVLDGAGL, encoded by the coding sequence ATGAACGCATGTCCATGGTATGGTGATGCAGCCGTCAGACAGACAACCCTGCTGCGTCTGGCTGCACAAGGATCCTTCAGGGAAATCCGCATGGGCCGGATCAAACTGGTGCGGGATGGTTTGAACGCCAACCGGAACGCCGCCGACATTTCCCGTGAGGTGTCGTTGTTCAATGAGGATCTTGCAAAGGTGGTCCTTGCCCTCCATGCCAGGGAACATGCCTGGCTTGAGGCGTGCACCTGGCTGGAGTTCGGTTCCGGGGGGCGCCAGGAGCAGGTTCTCTCCTCGGACCAGGATAACGGACTCATCTATCCGGTTGCGCCGGATACCCACGAACTGGATAATGTTGCCCAGGATCTGGTCATGACCCTGGACGGGGCGGGTATGTCCCTGTGTCCCGGCGGGATTATGGTTACTTCGCCCTTGTGGCGCGGAACCAGGGATGCATGGATAGCGCGTCTTCGCGCATGGCTGGCCAACCCTGTGGAAAAGGGGCCGTGGCAATATGGACTTTTTCTGGATTTTAGGCCCCTTGCCGGCCCCAAGGAACCAGCCCTTTCCCTGAAACATGAATTGTGGGAGTATGTTCGAACCCGACCGCTTGTTCTGCGTTTTTTGGCCGAAGAACTGGCTGGATACCGGATTCCCCTGACCATATGGGGGCATTTTGTGCTCATCCCCAAGGGCCCGTTTCAGGGAGGGCTTGATATCAAGCATTCCGGCATGGTCCGTTTGGCAACGGCTGTACGTATCCTGGCCCTGAAATACGGGCTGACCATGCACCATACCCTGGACCGGATTCATGCCCTTGAGGACAGGGGGCATATCAGCGCGCGACTTGGCAAACGGTTGACCCGTTTCTGGTCCTGGAGTCAGGGACAACGGCTGCGCATCGGGCTTCGGGAACAATGTGCCGGGAAAAGCGCGCACAATGTCATCTATCCCTATCAGCTGGACAGGGAGGAGATCCTTCTGCTCAAGGATGGATTGTATGCGGTGGAAACATGTGCCCGGATGGTTCTGGACGGGGCGGGATTGTGA